Proteins from a genomic interval of Drosophila melanogaster chromosome 2R:
- the CG4269 gene encoding uncharacterized protein, isoform C — MAKNMFSNILVVTLLVLSSDVEARPSSSGVGGEANVDPSEYHGNLSVETVLKVQQCEKDTNTMELCMRCAKVTKSEFVYPMCCGNEDGIKDWCREYVYFGNE; from the exons ATGGCTAAGAAT ATGTTCAGCAATATATTGGTGGTGACACTACTCGTACTCAGTTCGGATGTCGAAGCACGACCCTCCTCCTCGGGTGTTGGTGGTGAGGCGAACGTGGATCCCAGCGAATACCACGGCAATCTGTCGGTGGAAACGGTGCTAAAAGTGCAGCAGTGCGAGAAGGACACCAACACGATGGAGCTGTGCATGCGGTGCGCCAAGGTGACCAAGTCGGAATTCGTCTATCCCATGTGCTGCGGCAACGAAGATGGCATCAAGGACTGGTGCCGGGAGTATGTGTACTTCGGCAACGAGTAG
- the CG4269 gene encoding uncharacterized protein, isoform B — MFSNILVVTLLVLSSDVEARPSSSGVGGEANVDPSEYHGNLSVETVLKVQQCEKDTNTMELCMRCAKVTKSEFVYPMCCGNEDGIKDWCREYVYFGNE; from the coding sequence ATGTTCAGCAATATATTGGTGGTGACACTACTCGTACTCAGTTCGGATGTCGAAGCACGACCCTCCTCCTCGGGTGTTGGTGGTGAGGCGAACGTGGATCCCAGCGAATACCACGGCAATCTGTCGGTGGAAACGGTGCTAAAAGTGCAGCAGTGCGAGAAGGACACCAACACGATGGAGCTGTGCATGCGGTGCGCCAAGGTGACCAAGTCGGAATTCGTCTATCCCATGTGCTGCGGCAACGAAGATGGCATCAAGGACTGGTGCCGGGAGTATGTGTACTTCGGCAACGAGTAG